The following coding sequences lie in one Rhizobium rhododendri genomic window:
- a CDS encoding glycosyltransferase family 2 protein yields the protein MQTTAESNRLHADTVNPVELSLVVPVFNEEDSVGPLIERITQSMAIFPGRWELILIDDGSTDATLVNARSYLGQEGLILRLVELQRNFGQTAAMQAGIDAATGRLIATMDGDLQNDPKDIPAMVAELERRDLDLLVGWRKDRQDGLLLRKIPSWCANYLIGRTTGVKIHDYGCSLKIYRAAIIKQVKLMGEMHRFIPAWVASVVPSSRIGEMVVSHHARAHGKSKYGISRTFRVILDLLSVMFFMRYKARPGHFFGSLGLGFGALALVIMAYLFVDKFIMGNDIGTRPMLMVGVVLLLASVQMVTTGILAEMIARNYYRDDTSPNYIVRTIFDRDHPHA from the coding sequence TTGCAGACAACGGCAGAGTCTAATCGGCTTCACGCGGATACCGTCAATCCAGTCGAGCTTTCGCTGGTCGTGCCTGTTTTCAACGAGGAAGACAGTGTCGGCCCGCTGATCGAGCGTATCACCCAGTCGATGGCCATTTTCCCCGGTCGCTGGGAACTGATCCTGATCGATGACGGCAGCACGGATGCGACGCTGGTAAACGCCCGGAGCTATCTGGGCCAGGAAGGCCTGATCCTGCGACTTGTCGAACTGCAGCGGAATTTCGGCCAGACGGCGGCGATGCAGGCCGGCATCGACGCGGCCACCGGCCGCCTGATCGCGACGATGGACGGCGACCTGCAGAACGATCCGAAAGACATTCCTGCCATGGTCGCCGAACTGGAACGCCGCGATCTCGATCTTCTCGTCGGCTGGCGCAAGGATCGCCAGGACGGACTGCTTTTGCGCAAGATCCCGTCATGGTGCGCCAATTACCTGATCGGCCGGACGACGGGCGTCAAGATACACGACTATGGCTGCAGCCTGAAGATCTACCGGGCTGCGATCATCAAGCAGGTCAAGCTGATGGGCGAGATGCACCGCTTCATCCCGGCCTGGGTCGCCAGCGTGGTGCCGAGTTCGCGGATCGGCGAAATGGTCGTCAGCCACCATGCCCGCGCCCATGGCAAGTCGAAATACGGCATATCGCGGACGTTCCGGGTCATCCTCGACCTTCTTTCAGTGATGTTCTTCATGCGCTACAAGGCCCGTCCCGGCCATTTCTTCGGGTCGCTCGGCCTCGGCTTCGGCGCGCTGGCGCTTGTCATCATGGCCTATCTGTTCGTCGACAAATTCATCATGGGCAACGATATCGGCACCCGGCCGATGCTGATGGTCGGCGTCGTGCTGCTGTTGGCCTCCGTGCAGATGGTCACGACCGGCATTCTGGCCGAGATGATTGCCCGCAACTATTACCGCGACGACACGTCGCCGAACTACATCGTCCGGACGATCTTCGATCGGGATCATCCCCATGCATAG
- a CDS encoding lysylphosphatidylglycerol synthase domain-containing protein, giving the protein MKSPMVATRQSWFIRNRMTLLTLGVVLLYAAFIEWFWGWSVILAEWAKVGVLPIVVALALLTGTYFLRTWRIYDYFPVETKGHFSALFRVTQIHNLLNIMMPFRTGETSFPLLMRSEFGIPLVRSTAALLVMRLLDLHALLAAAGMGLAVTSPHKAVAWLLWCCFLLLPVAAFAVRRPLVRFAAEALPAKAQSVVLEIERGLPINASAFARAWLMTIVNWLVKVLVLAWALGLMQVVPLAASFGGALGGELSSVLPVHAPGGVGTYPAGITAGALAFGAPSDTASLTTLAQASINGHLLVIVSALIGTALGLAMSKGRVQKSA; this is encoded by the coding sequence ATGAAGAGTCCAATGGTTGCCACCCGACAATCCTGGTTTATTCGAAACCGGATGACGCTGCTGACCCTGGGCGTCGTCTTGCTCTACGCGGCCTTCATAGAATGGTTCTGGGGCTGGAGCGTCATCCTTGCAGAATGGGCAAAAGTTGGCGTCTTGCCGATCGTCGTCGCCCTCGCATTGCTGACCGGCACCTACTTCCTGCGGACGTGGCGTATCTACGACTATTTTCCCGTCGAGACGAAGGGTCACTTCTCAGCCCTTTTCCGAGTCACGCAGATCCACAACTTGCTCAACATCATGATGCCGTTCCGCACCGGCGAAACCAGCTTTCCGCTTTTGATGCGCTCGGAATTCGGCATTCCACTGGTCCGCAGCACCGCGGCGTTGCTGGTCATGCGGTTGCTCGACCTCCACGCGCTACTCGCCGCCGCCGGCATGGGCCTCGCCGTAACATCACCGCATAAAGCCGTTGCCTGGTTGCTCTGGTGCTGTTTTCTGCTCTTGCCGGTCGCAGCCTTTGCCGTGCGCCGCCCGCTGGTCCGGTTCGCCGCGGAGGCGCTGCCTGCAAAGGCGCAGTCCGTCGTCCTCGAGATCGAAAGGGGACTGCCCATAAACGCATCCGCTTTTGCACGGGCCTGGCTGATGACCATCGTCAACTGGCTGGTCAAGGTACTCGTGCTCGCCTGGGCACTCGGCCTTATGCAGGTCGTCCCGCTAGCGGCGAGTTTTGGCGGCGCTCTCGGTGGTGAGCTTTCATCCGTGCTGCCGGTGCACGCGCCGGGCGGCGTCGGCACCTATCCGGCGGGCATTACCGCCGGTGCGCTGGCCTTCGGTGCCCCCTCCGACACGGCGTCGCTCACCACGCTGGCGCAGGCAAGCATCAACGGCCATTTACTGGTGATCGTTTCCGCACTCATCGGTACGGCGCTGGGACTGGCGATGTCGAAAGGCCGGGTCCAAAAGTCGGCCTGA
- a CDS encoding AMP nucleosidase, giving the protein MSNKFSPLDVSSPEPFAPVTFDDPVKAVDALTELYDRNTAFLIGKFAELAEGEPISARFRAFYPQVSIETTSFGHVDSRLSYGHVTAPGIYTTTITRPVLFRHYLTEQLALLMRSHNVPIVVSESTTPIPLHFAFGEGAHVEASAATFADIPMRDLFDTPDLNTTDDEIANGEYIPPPGQPSPLAPFTAQRIDYSLARLAHYTATSAAHFQNFVLFTNYQFYIDEFCTWARDLMAKGGEGYTAFVEPGNIITNAGSSSPDTDIASPRLPQMPAYHLKKKGHAGITMINIGVGPSNAKTITDHVAVLRPHAWLMLGHCAGLRNSQRLGDYVLAHAYMREDHVLDDDLPVWVPIPALAEVQVALEAAVAEITGYEGFELKRIMRTGTVGTIDNRNWELRDQAGPVKRLSQARAIALDMESATIAANGFRFRVPYGTLLCVSDKPLHGELKLPGMATAFYRTQVNQHLQIGIRAIQKLAAMPPEALHSRKLRSFFETAFQ; this is encoded by the coding sequence ATGAGCAACAAATTCTCTCCGCTGGACGTATCCTCACCCGAACCCTTCGCGCCCGTTACCTTTGACGATCCGGTCAAAGCTGTCGATGCTCTGACCGAGCTCTACGACAGGAACACGGCCTTCTTGATCGGCAAATTCGCCGAACTTGCCGAGGGGGAGCCAATCTCTGCTCGCTTCCGGGCCTTCTATCCGCAGGTGAGCATCGAGACTACCAGCTTCGGACATGTCGATTCGCGGCTGTCCTACGGTCACGTCACCGCGCCCGGCATCTACACCACCACGATCACCAGGCCCGTGCTTTTCCGGCATTATCTGACGGAGCAGCTGGCGCTTTTGATGCGCAGCCACAACGTACCGATTGTCGTGTCCGAATCGACGACGCCGATCCCGTTGCATTTCGCTTTCGGCGAAGGAGCGCACGTAGAGGCATCGGCGGCGACATTTGCCGACATTCCGATGCGCGATCTTTTCGATACGCCGGATCTGAACACGACCGACGACGAGATCGCCAATGGCGAATATATACCGCCTCCGGGCCAGCCCTCGCCGCTGGCACCGTTCACCGCCCAGCGCATCGACTATTCGCTGGCGCGGCTCGCTCACTACACGGCGACCAGCGCGGCCCATTTCCAGAATTTCGTGCTGTTCACCAACTATCAGTTCTACATCGACGAGTTCTGCACCTGGGCACGTGACCTGATGGCCAAGGGCGGCGAAGGCTATACAGCTTTCGTCGAACCGGGAAATATCATCACCAACGCCGGATCGAGCTCGCCGGATACTGATATCGCTTCGCCGCGACTACCGCAGATGCCGGCCTACCATCTGAAGAAGAAGGGCCATGCCGGGATCACCATGATCAACATCGGCGTCGGCCCCTCCAACGCGAAGACGATCACCGACCACGTCGCAGTGCTTCGACCGCATGCCTGGCTGATGCTCGGCCATTGTGCCGGCCTGCGCAACAGCCAGAGGCTCGGAGACTACGTGCTTGCCCATGCCTACATGCGTGAAGACCATGTGCTCGACGACGACCTGCCCGTCTGGGTGCCGATCCCGGCGCTGGCCGAGGTGCAGGTGGCGCTGGAGGCAGCGGTGGCCGAGATTACCGGCTACGAGGGTTTCGAGCTGAAGCGGATCATGCGCACCGGCACGGTCGGCACCATCGACAACCGCAACTGGGAACTGCGCGACCAGGCAGGGCCGGTCAAGCGCCTATCGCAGGCCCGCGCCATCGCCCTCGACATGGAATCGGCAACGATTGCGGCCAACGGATTTCGCTTCCGCGTGCCCTACGGCACGTTGCTCTGCGTCTCGGACAAGCCGCTGCATGGCGAACTGAAGCTACCGGGAATGGCGACCGCCTTCTATCGGACGCAGGTCAACCAGCATCTGCAGATCGGCATCCGCGCCATCCAGAAGCTCGCTGCCATGCCGCCAGAAGCGCTGCATTCACGCAAGCTACGCAGCTTTTTCGAGACGGCGTTCCAGTAG
- a CDS encoding sel1 repeat family protein, with the protein MARFEMTTSEMATMGGEKNADIFCEMGLMYATGRGCDIDLISAHKWLNIAAIKGCDRAAELRADVAATLTKMQLAAALRSAREWMTMH; encoded by the coding sequence ATGGCACGCTTTGAAATGACGACGTCTGAAATGGCCACCATGGGTGGCGAAAAAAATGCCGATATCTTTTGCGAAATGGGCCTGATGTACGCAACCGGCCGCGGTTGCGACATCGACCTGATCTCGGCCCACAAGTGGCTGAACATCGCTGCCATCAAGGGCTGCGACCGCGCCGCCGAGCTTCGCGCCGACGTCGCTGCCACGCTAACGAAGATGCAACTGGCAGCAGCCCTTCGCTCCGCTCGCGAGTGGATGACCATGCACTGA
- a CDS encoding pyridoxal phosphate-dependent aminotransferase codes for MPVFSRFTPLTSALPSTVPFVGPEALERQRGVAVKARIGANESGFGPSPRVIEAMRREAGEIWKYNDPENFDLKAALATHLGINSANIAIGEGVDSLLGLIVRMIVSANTPVVTSHGGYPTFNFHVAGFGGRLVTVPYLDDRENLEGLLDAVRRENAPLVYLANPDNPMGSWWDQESVIAFARALPETCMLVLDEAYSETAPASSLPPIASLIDMPNVLRTRTFSKAYGLAGARVGYAIGVPETVAAFDKLRNHFGMNRLATVGALTALDDQGYLKEVIGKIHDARERIAMIARDNDVMPLASATNFVAIDCGRDAVYAKAVVDGLLDHGVFIRMPGVAPLNRCVRVSAGQKADLDLFEQALPQVLQTLR; via the coding sequence ATGCCTGTCTTTTCGCGTTTTACACCGCTCACCAGCGCCCTGCCCTCGACCGTGCCGTTTGTCGGGCCGGAAGCGCTGGAGCGGCAGCGCGGCGTCGCTGTCAAGGCCCGGATCGGCGCCAATGAAAGCGGCTTCGGTCCTTCGCCGCGGGTGATCGAGGCGATGCGCCGGGAAGCTGGCGAGATCTGGAAGTATAACGACCCGGAAAATTTCGACCTCAAGGCGGCGCTGGCAACGCATCTCGGGATAAATTCCGCCAACATTGCCATAGGCGAAGGTGTCGATTCGCTGCTCGGGTTGATCGTCCGGATGATCGTTTCCGCCAACACGCCGGTGGTGACGTCCCATGGCGGCTATCCGACTTTCAACTTCCACGTCGCCGGTTTCGGCGGTCGGCTCGTCACCGTCCCGTATCTCGACGACCGTGAGAACCTTGAGGGACTGCTCGATGCAGTCCGGCGGGAGAATGCACCGCTGGTCTATCTTGCCAACCCCGACAATCCGATGGGAAGCTGGTGGGATCAGGAAAGCGTCATCGCCTTCGCAAGGGCCTTGCCGGAGACCTGCATGCTGGTGTTAGACGAGGCCTACAGCGAGACTGCGCCGGCGTCGTCGTTGCCACCGATCGCGTCCCTCATCGACATGCCCAATGTCCTGCGTACCCGCACCTTCTCCAAGGCCTACGGGCTTGCCGGCGCGCGGGTCGGCTATGCGATCGGCGTTCCCGAAACCGTGGCAGCGTTTGACAAGCTGCGCAATCACTTCGGCATGAACCGGCTGGCAACCGTCGGGGCGCTAACCGCGCTGGACGATCAGGGCTATCTTAAAGAGGTCATCGGCAAGATCCACGACGCCCGGGAACGGATCGCCATGATCGCGCGCGACAACGACGTTATGCCGCTGGCATCGGCCACCAACTTCGTTGCCATCGACTGTGGGCGCGATGCGGTCTACGCGAAGGCCGTTGTCGATGGGCTGCTCGATCACGGCGTGTTTATCCGGATGCCCGGCGTGGCGCCGCTCAACCGGTGTGTCCGCGTCAGCGCCGGACAGAAAGCCGATCTCGACCTTTTCGAACAGGCCCTGCCGCAGGTCCTTCAGACGCTCCGGTAA
- a CDS encoding PilZ domain-containing protein: MLRSTHLASVKSEVYERSFERFFVQRPARLIAVKPCLTGVSMRSAEIIDISQGGATFLVGSTAGLPQHYYLNILGLAYRIGCAETYRHGDRIGVRFINFLTPETLRLVVRADFMIGNREANAARSMRR, translated from the coding sequence ATGCTTCGCTCAACGCATCTGGCGTCCGTCAAATCCGAGGTCTACGAGCGGAGCTTCGAGCGCTTTTTCGTCCAGCGGCCGGCACGACTTATCGCCGTCAAACCCTGCCTTACCGGGGTCTCGATGCGCAGTGCCGAGATCATCGATATCTCGCAGGGCGGCGCGACCTTCCTTGTCGGCAGCACTGCGGGCCTGCCGCAACATTACTACCTCAACATCCTCGGTCTCGCCTATCGCATCGGCTGCGCCGAGACCTACCGGCATGGCGACCGGATCGGCGTCCGGTTCATCAACTTCCTGACGCCCGAGACATTGAGGCTGGTGGTACGTGCCGACTTCATGATCGGCAACCGCGAAGCCAATGCCGCAAGGTCCATGCGTCGCTGA
- a CDS encoding DUF2177 family protein, translating into MKTALTAYAGCLVTLLVLDAAWLGLVARTFYRDQLGDLMLPQPNFGIAALFYLFFTVAVVMLAVMPAVGAGSLTRALLFGAVLGLAAYGTYDITNLSTLKNWPVMVSVVDMAWGTVVTAATAGGGYAVARYFS; encoded by the coding sequence ATCAAGACAGCGCTTACCGCCTACGCAGGTTGTCTCGTGACGCTGCTTGTTCTCGATGCCGCTTGGCTCGGGCTTGTGGCGCGCACCTTCTATCGCGACCAGTTAGGCGACCTGATGCTGCCTCAGCCGAATTTCGGGATCGCAGCACTTTTCTACCTGTTTTTCACCGTTGCCGTCGTCATGCTCGCAGTGATGCCTGCGGTTGGTGCCGGTTCGTTGACGCGGGCTCTGCTGTTTGGCGCCGTGCTTGGCCTTGCAGCTTACGGGACCTACGATATCACCAACCTTTCGACGTTGAAGAACTGGCCCGTCATGGTCAGCGTCGTCGACATGGCCTGGGGTACCGTTGTCACGGCTGCCACCGCGGGCGGCGGATATGCGGTCGCGCGGTATTTCTCCTGA
- the iolB gene encoding 5-deoxy-glucuronate isomerase: MTKSHLHVSPSGTTGKVHHVTPETAGWTYVGFDLYRLKTGESAAGDTGEREVCLVWVSGKGRATAGDVDFGLLGERMSPFDGAPHALYIPAGSSWSVTAETDLELAVCSAPGGGDHPARAIPPGTHPALTRGQGTNVRYVNNIMPEDDGAAHSLLVVEVITPGGHTSSYPPHKHDQDDLPNESYLEETYYHRLNPPQGFAFQRVYTDDRSLDEVMAVEDGDVTMVPKGYHPCAACHGYDLYYLNVMAGPKRVWKFYNAPEHAWLVKA, encoded by the coding sequence ATGACGAAGTCCCACCTGCATGTCAGCCCCAGCGGGACCACTGGCAAAGTCCATCACGTGACCCCGGAAACAGCCGGCTGGACCTATGTCGGCTTTGACCTGTACCGCCTGAAGACGGGTGAGAGCGCGGCGGGTGATACGGGTGAGCGGGAGGTCTGCCTTGTCTGGGTCAGTGGAAAAGGCCGGGCGACAGCCGGAGATGTGGATTTCGGGCTGCTGGGCGAACGGATGAGCCCATTCGACGGCGCTCCGCATGCGCTTTACATCCCGGCCGGGTCCAGCTGGTCCGTCACCGCGGAAACAGATCTCGAACTGGCCGTCTGCTCGGCACCCGGTGGCGGCGATCACCCGGCGCGCGCCATTCCGCCCGGCACGCATCCGGCGCTGACGCGAGGCCAGGGGACGAATGTTCGATACGTCAACAACATTATGCCGGAAGACGATGGTGCCGCCCACTCGCTGCTCGTCGTCGAGGTGATCACGCCCGGCGGCCATACCTCTTCCTACCCACCGCACAAGCACGACCAGGACGATCTGCCAAACGAGAGCTATCTCGAGGAAACCTACTATCATCGCCTTAACCCGCCGCAGGGCTTTGCCTTCCAGCGTGTCTATACCGACGACCGGTCGCTCGACGAGGTGATGGCTGTGGAAGATGGCGACGTGACGATGGTGCCGAAGGGCTATCACCCATGCGCAGCCTGCCACGGCTACGATCTCTATTATTTGAATGTCATGGCGGGGCCGAAACGGGTGTGGAAGTTCTACAATGCCCCGGAACATGCCTGGCTGGTAAAGGCCTGA
- the iolE gene encoding myo-inosose-2 dehydratase, with translation MKAKLGMSPIAWWNDDLPELSDDVSLEECLRQSRSAGFTGMEKGRRFPDNPAVMLPILRAADVTLCGGWFSGTLVDEELAANKDRIAPMIELFKAVDAPCIVYGEVGRSIQGDRSRPLATKPRLSDDEMKAYAHRLTEFGEWCADKGMPLSYHHHMAAVVETEAELDAFMRHSGEGIPLLLDAGHLAFAGGDVLRAIDNHHGRINHVHVKDIRKPVVDGLDRSRQSFLDAVALGAFTVPGDGSLDFGAIVKRLADYGYEGWFVVEAEQDPRKAPPQRMAEIGHAELMRVMTLAGYTVETQGFPKG, from the coding sequence ATGAAAGCCAAACTCGGCATGTCGCCCATCGCCTGGTGGAACGACGATCTACCGGAACTGAGCGACGACGTATCACTGGAGGAATGCCTCAGGCAGTCCCGCAGTGCAGGATTTACCGGCATGGAAAAGGGCCGCCGCTTTCCGGACAATCCGGCCGTGATGCTGCCGATCCTTCGGGCTGCCGACGTCACGCTCTGCGGCGGCTGGTTCTCGGGCACGCTTGTCGACGAGGAGCTTGCCGCCAACAAGGATCGCATCGCGCCGATGATCGAGTTGTTCAAGGCAGTCGATGCGCCCTGCATTGTCTATGGCGAAGTCGGCCGTTCCATCCAGGGCGACCGCTCCAGGCCGCTGGCCACCAAGCCACGCCTGTCCGACGACGAAATGAAGGCCTATGCACATCGTTTGACCGAGTTTGGGGAATGGTGCGCCGACAAGGGCATGCCGCTGTCCTACCACCACCACATGGCGGCCGTGGTCGAGACCGAGGCTGAACTGGACGCATTCATGCGGCATTCCGGCGAAGGCATTCCGCTGCTGCTCGATGCAGGCCATTTGGCCTTTGCCGGTGGAGACGTGCTGCGCGCCATCGACAACCACCACGGTCGGATCAACCACGTCCACGTCAAGGATATCCGCAAGCCTGTGGTCGACGGACTTGATCGCAGCCGGCAGTCGTTTCTCGATGCGGTGGCACTCGGCGCCTTCACGGTGCCGGGCGACGGCTCGCTCGATTTCGGAGCCATCGTCAAGCGGCTTGCCGACTACGGATACGAGGGCTGGTTCGTGGTCGAAGCCGAGCAGGATCCGCGCAAGGCGCCGCCGCAACGGATGGCTGAAATTGGTCACGCCGAACTGATGCGCGTCATGACATTGGCCGGCTATACGGTTGAGACGCAGGGTTTTCCGAAGGGATGA
- the iolD gene encoding 3D-(3,5/4)-trihydroxycyclohexane-1,2-dione acylhydrolase (decyclizing), producing MGKTIRLTMAQAVAQFLTKQMTVIDGQKVQIFGGVWAIFGHGNVAGLGEALYQIRDELPVYRAHNEQGMAHAAIAYAKTSVRQRFMACTTSIGPGALNMVTAAGVAHVNRIPVLFLPGDVFANRAPDPVLQQIEDFGDGTVSANDAFRPVSRYFDRITRPEQIISALKRAMQVLTDPQDCGPVTLALCQDVQAEAFDYPVSLFEEHVWTQRRPRPDADELANAIALIRKAEKPVIIAGGGVLYSQATAELTSFAETHSIPVVVTQAGKSAINESHAMSLGSVGVTGTSAANAIAEDADLIIAVGTRCQDFTTGSWALFKNDALSMVGLNIAAFDAAKHDSHALVADAREGLKALSAGLAGWKAPAALAERAALEKTRWMEAATKAMATTNATLPSDAQVIGAVARTIGGENSIVLCAAGGLPGELHKLWPATVPGSYHMEYGFSCMGYELAGGLGAKLARPDKEVVVMVGDGSYMMLNSEIATSVMLGMKLTVVLLDNRGYGCINRLQMATGGANFNNLLKDSYHEVMPAIDFRAHAESMGAIAVKVSSITELEQAIEASRTNDRTSVFVIDTDALVTTEEGGHWWDVAVPEVSLRPEVNEAHKNYVAKRAAQRIG from the coding sequence ATGGGCAAGACGATCCGTTTGACGATGGCGCAGGCTGTCGCGCAGTTCCTGACGAAGCAGATGACCGTCATCGACGGCCAGAAGGTGCAGATCTTCGGCGGCGTATGGGCGATCTTCGGGCACGGCAATGTCGCCGGACTTGGCGAAGCGCTCTACCAGATCCGGGACGAATTGCCGGTCTACCGTGCCCACAACGAACAGGGCATGGCGCATGCGGCGATTGCCTACGCCAAGACCAGCGTTCGCCAGCGCTTCATGGCCTGCACGACCTCGATCGGCCCCGGCGCACTCAACATGGTGACGGCGGCAGGCGTGGCCCATGTCAACCGCATACCCGTATTGTTCCTCCCCGGCGACGTGTTTGCCAACCGTGCTCCGGACCCGGTGCTGCAGCAGATCGAGGATTTCGGCGATGGCACGGTTTCCGCCAACGACGCGTTCCGCCCGGTCTCTCGCTATTTCGACAGGATTACCCGGCCGGAGCAGATCATCTCGGCCCTGAAGCGCGCCATGCAGGTACTGACCGATCCGCAGGACTGCGGTCCGGTGACGCTGGCACTTTGCCAGGATGTCCAGGCAGAAGCCTTCGACTATCCCGTGAGCCTTTTCGAGGAGCACGTCTGGACGCAGCGCCGGCCACGGCCGGATGCCGACGAACTCGCCAACGCCATTGCCCTCATCCGCAAAGCGGAGAAGCCCGTCATCATCGCCGGCGGCGGTGTCCTCTACTCGCAGGCGACCGCCGAGCTGACTTCATTCGCGGAAACCCACAGCATTCCTGTCGTCGTCACCCAGGCCGGAAAATCTGCGATCAACGAGAGCCATGCGATGTCGCTCGGCTCTGTCGGTGTCACCGGTACGTCTGCGGCCAATGCGATTGCAGAGGATGCCGACCTGATCATTGCCGTCGGCACCCGATGCCAGGATTTCACCACCGGCTCCTGGGCGCTGTTCAAGAACGACGCGCTTTCGATGGTGGGATTGAACATCGCAGCCTTCGATGCTGCCAAGCATGATTCCCACGCGCTGGTTGCCGATGCGCGCGAGGGGCTAAAGGCTCTGTCTGCCGGGCTTGCCGGATGGAAAGCCCCTGCAGCGCTCGCCGAGAGAGCAGCGCTTGAAAAGACACGCTGGATGGAGGCTGCCACCAAGGCGATGGCGACGACAAACGCCACCCTCCCCTCCGACGCGCAGGTTATCGGCGCGGTGGCCCGCACGATCGGCGGCGAAAACAGCATCGTGCTCTGCGCTGCCGGCGGTCTGCCGGGCGAACTTCACAAGCTCTGGCCGGCGACGGTGCCGGGCAGCTACCACATGGAATACGGATTTTCGTGCATGGGTTACGAGCTCGCTGGCGGGCTCGGCGCCAAGCTGGCGCGGCCGGACAAGGAGGTCGTCGTCATGGTCGGCGACGGTTCCTACATGATGCTGAATTCCGAGATCGCCACGTCCGTCATGCTCGGCATGAAGCTAACCGTCGTGCTGCTCGACAACCGGGGCTATGGCTGCATCAACCGGCTGCAGATGGCCACCGGCGGTGCCAACTTCAACAACCTCCTGAAGGACTCCTATCACGAGGTGATGCCGGCCATCGATTTCCGCGCTCATGCGGAAAGCATGGGTGCCATCGCCGTGAAGGTGTCGTCCATCACTGAGCTCGAGCAGGCGATAGAAGCCTCCCGGACGAACGACCGGACGTCTGTCTTCGTCATCGATACCGATGCGCTGGTTACCACCGAGGAAGGTGGCCACTGGTGGGATGTAGCCGTTCCCGAGGTGAGTTTGCGCCCGGAAGTCAACGAGGCCCATAAGAACTACGTCGCCAAGCGGGCCGCCCAGCGGATCGGATAG